Proteins from one Bacillus thuringiensis genomic window:
- a CDS encoding SHOCT domain-containing protein, translating into MLEFKGQLSTLVVTPTKITINYSRWIGKGSKEIQIKSLTGIQFKPPGFLSHGYIQFVFPGSSEVKTRSTSDLAKDENTVMFNKHEYNNFLKAKELIEGYMNEQEKNTFASNDQPSTATPVNNYSVADEITKLAALKDQGILTEEEFTAKKKQLLGI; encoded by the coding sequence ATGCTAGAATTTAAAGGGCAACTAAGTACACTAGTAGTCACACCAACTAAAATTACTATTAACTACTCTCGTTGGATCGGTAAGGGATCTAAAGAAATCCAAATCAAAAGTCTTACGGGTATACAATTCAAACCACCAGGCTTCCTTTCACATGGTTATATCCAATTCGTTTTCCCTGGAAGCTCTGAAGTAAAAACTAGATCCACCTCTGACTTGGCAAAAGATGAAAATACTGTCATGTTTAATAAACACGAATATAACAATTTCTTAAAAGCAAAAGAGTTAATAGAAGGGTATATGAACGAACAAGAAAAAAATACTTTTGCTTCTAATGACCAACCTTCTACAGCAACTCCTGTAAATAACTATTCGGTCGCTGACGAAATCACTAAACTAGCTGCGTTGAAAGATCAAGGAATTCTAACAGAAGAAGAGTTTACAGCAAAAAAGAAACAACTATTAGGAATATAA
- a CDS encoding excalibur calcium-binding domain-containing protein, with amino-acid sequence MSKKLLMALACSVLLMGLAACGSNNKASTLEEPKQETKKEDEQKKLDEQKQEEEQKKLDEQKQEEEQKKIEEQKKAEEQKQAEEQKKAEEQKRLDEQRKQEEAQRQQEEQKKQQEAARAKEQEQQKAAPKQEKVHFANCTDANNAGYYDITPDSPAYASHLDRDGDGVACERNKGHKKSSKKH; translated from the coding sequence ATGAGTAAAAAATTATTAATGGCTTTAGCATGCAGCGTGTTACTTATGGGATTGGCTGCTTGTGGTTCAAATAATAAAGCAAGTACATTAGAAGAACCAAAACAAGAAACTAAAAAAGAAGATGAACAAAAGAAGTTAGATGAGCAAAAACAAGAAGAGGAACAAAAGAAGTTAGATGAGCAAAAACAAGAAGAGGAACAAAAGAAAATAGAAGAACAGAAAAAAGCCGAAGAGCAAAAGCAAGCTGAGGAACAAAAAAAGGCTGAAGAGCAAAAGCGATTAGATGAGCAACGCAAACAAGAAGAGGCTCAAAGGCAACAGGAAGAACAAAAGAAACAACAAGAAGCAGCTCGAGCAAAAGAACAGGAGCAACAAAAAGCTGCACCTAAACAAGAGAAAGTTCACTTTGCAAACTGTACAGATGCAAATAATGCCGGTTACTATGATATAACTCCAGATAGCCCAGCTTATGCTTCGCATTTAGACCGTGATGGCGATGGTGTAGCTTGTGAACGAAATAAAGGACATAAAAAATCTAGTAAAAAACATTAG
- a CDS encoding DUF4352 domain-containing protein: protein METLAVLIFLASIVLFVLFIIALFKRKPKAKLFISSIVCLVLAMILIPTKDKEEKPKAKETTQQASTEVKKEPKKEEVKKEEPKKKDEPKEEEPKKEEPKKELSKEGESSKVKITVGSVESVDSVGGEYLNEKAKGIYKVVEISITNNQKDAITVDANSFKLMDNQDREFKYSTQAQTAYDIGNSGKSDFFLKQLNPGLTQTGKIIFDVPADAQGLVLKARGGMMGKEIKLKVE from the coding sequence ATGGAAACACTAGCGGTATTAATTTTTCTAGCTTCAATAGTGCTGTTTGTATTATTTATCATTGCTCTGTTCAAAAGAAAACCTAAGGCGAAACTTTTTATTAGTTCGATTGTATGCCTTGTGTTAGCTATGATATTAATACCAACAAAAGATAAAGAAGAGAAACCTAAAGCTAAAGAAACAACTCAACAAGCTTCTACAGAGGTAAAAAAAGAGCCTAAAAAAGAAGAAGTGAAAAAGGAAGAACCTAAAAAGAAGGATGAGCCAAAGGAAGAGGAACCTAAAAAAGAAGAGCCTAAAAAGGAACTTTCTAAAGAGGGAGAATCCTCTAAAGTGAAAATTACTGTAGGATCTGTTGAATCAGTAGACTCTGTTGGTGGAGAATATTTAAATGAAAAGGCAAAAGGTATATATAAAGTAGTTGAAATTTCAATTACTAATAACCAAAAAGATGCTATCACTGTAGACGCAAATAGCTTTAAATTAATGGATAATCAGGACCGTGAATTTAAGTATTCTACACAAGCTCAAACAGCTTATGATATTGGAAATAGTGGTAAATCAGATTTCTTCTTAAAACAACTTAACCCCGGTTTAACTCAAACAGGTAAAATTATTTTCGATGTTCCTGCTGACGCACAAGGCTTAGTTTTAAAAGCTCGCGGCGGAATGATGGGTAAAGAAATTAAATTAAAAGTAGAATAG
- a CDS encoding DUF4879 domain-containing protein, translated as MFKKVTLGISSLAVATVVGLGMASEASAGPAAGPAAPLTSLSVVKVESQLGGVEYITPNSFSTTKDHGGSYLYVYTKEIGYGQFPFAKMNGFDVKSIGSQIIGGNPIVGWEYKWDASNHQEGTFEYQKTSINYPRDTWRTSLYIK; from the coding sequence ATGTTTAAAAAAGTTACATTGGGGATATCATCATTAGCTGTGGCAACAGTAGTTGGGTTAGGAATGGCATCGGAGGCATCAGCAGGGCCAGCAGCAGGGCCAGCAGCACCTCTAACTTCTTTAAGTGTAGTAAAAGTAGAATCACAATTGGGTGGAGTTGAATACATTACCCCTAATAGTTTTAGTACAACTAAAGATCATGGGGGAAGTTACTTATATGTTTACACAAAAGAAATAGGGTATGGACAGTTTCCTTTTGCCAAAATGAATGGATTTGATGTAAAAAGTATTGGTTCACAAATAATTGGTGGTAATCCTATTGTAGGTTGGGAATATAAATGGGACGCATCAAATCATCAAGAAGGGACTTTTGAATATCAAAAGACTTCAATAAACTATCCAAGAGATACGTGGCGCACTTCGTTATATATTAAATAA
- a CDS encoding YjcZ family sporulation protein, whose protein sequence is MGFGGSCGGGCGFAGGFALLVVLFILLIIVGASCFC, encoded by the coding sequence ATGGGCTTTGGTGGTAGCTGCGGTGGCGGCTGTGGCTTTGCAGGAGGATTTGCTTTATTAGTTGTATTATTTATTTTATTAATTATTGTTGGAGCTTCTTGCTTCTGCTAA
- a CDS encoding RNA-binding protein: MDSKTYEKLQGLRRYKEPIQAVLRTVKRHDKDDPDTEYAEFALENGKIIGICKKENFSDYSFRSITQFTGNIFNVVITQISDELDVNKVQVSVKEASRRSADALIHELIELEQDERLQEPTYEAEVTGYNMNAQVPTIFLRINGAECFMKLHELNYGRVYKNAVDRYAPIGERIPVKVLQFNPEQRLIHVSRKAAVENPYQLLSELAEGDTIVGRVVNVDPRFGVFVELDQGCTIKGIVPKTIEQPVLDEIVSMRIVNVDVEKERGSGVIFKFPFGRKKVNDPTAFLYN; the protein is encoded by the coding sequence ATGGATTCAAAAACTTATGAAAAGCTACAGGGACTACGTAGATATAAAGAGCCAATTCAAGCAGTATTGAGAACGGTTAAAAGACATGATAAAGACGATCCAGATACTGAATATGCTGAGTTCGCCCTTGAAAACGGAAAGATTATAGGTATTTGTAAAAAAGAGAACTTTTCAGATTATTCTTTTAGAAGTATTACACAATTCACAGGTAATATTTTTAACGTAGTAATTACTCAAATATCTGATGAACTGGATGTAAATAAAGTTCAGGTTTCAGTAAAAGAAGCAAGTAGGAGATCTGCAGATGCGTTAATTCATGAGTTAATAGAATTGGAGCAAGATGAAAGACTGCAAGAGCCAACCTACGAAGCAGAAGTAACTGGATACAATATGAATGCTCAGGTTCCTACTATATTCTTACGCATTAATGGTGCGGAATGCTTCATGAAATTACATGAACTAAACTATGGAAGAGTGTATAAAAACGCTGTGGATCGTTATGCACCTATTGGTGAACGCATCCCAGTTAAGGTTCTACAATTTAATCCAGAGCAACGACTAATCCACGTTTCTAGAAAAGCAGCCGTGGAAAACCCTTATCAGTTATTATCTGAATTAGCTGAAGGGGATACAATTGTAGGAAGGGTTGTAAATGTTGACCCGCGTTTTGGAGTTTTTGTTGAATTGGACCAAGGCTGCACAATTAAAGGAATTGTCCCTAAAACAATCGAACAGCCAGTATTGGATGAAATAGTTAGTATGAGAATTGTGAATGTGGATGTAGAAAAAGAGAGAGGGTCGGGGGTTATCTTTAAGTTTCCATTTGGACGCAAAAAAGTTAACGATCCAACGGCGTTTTTATATAACTAA